A single region of the Streptomyces sp. NBC_00425 genome encodes:
- a CDS encoding alkaline phosphatase PhoX, whose product MSATRRQILAGTGALGVGASIAFTGALSDLFAGTAAAQGLGHEGYGPLVPDPHGLLDLPKGFRYRVLSREGEPLRSGEGPVPSNHDGMTALPGEGGRVHLVRNHENRPTAAHAVPTVKGLTYDPAGKGGCTALTLDSRGRVLSERVAIAGTAVNCAGGPTPWHTWLTCEETEDKADTNGYTKDHGFIFEVHPSDPRRTGAVPLTAMGRFQHEAIAVDPQRGIVYETEDAFLHPFGLFYRFLPEKPLGGVGSLRAGGRLQAMRVPGVPDLSSIQETGRVFEGIEWVDVPDPLAVETPVRLQDFGPKGITHAQKLEGCYWGGRCVYFVSSFARGADGSAADHFGQIWRYDPQRRRLTLVVVFGPDTDVQLPGESPDNICLAPSGGLMVCEDGNGAQHVFGVTRGGEVYAMARGRQNIGTPEEPEWGEFAGVTFSPDGGTMYVNCYTPGTTFAVTGPWRR is encoded by the coding sequence ATGTCCGCGACACGACGTCAGATCCTCGCCGGCACCGGTGCGCTGGGGGTGGGCGCGAGCATCGCGTTCACCGGCGCCCTCTCGGACCTCTTCGCGGGCACCGCGGCCGCGCAGGGCCTCGGTCACGAGGGGTACGGCCCTCTCGTCCCCGACCCGCACGGCCTGCTCGACCTCCCCAAGGGCTTCCGCTACCGGGTCCTGTCCCGGGAGGGCGAACCGCTGCGCTCCGGCGAGGGCCCGGTCCCCTCGAACCACGACGGCATGACGGCGCTCCCAGGGGAGGGCGGCCGCGTGCACCTGGTCCGCAACCACGAGAACCGTCCCACCGCCGCGCACGCCGTCCCCACAGTGAAGGGACTGACCTACGATCCGGCCGGCAAGGGCGGCTGTACGGCCCTGACGCTCGACTCCCGGGGCAGGGTGCTCTCCGAGCGGGTCGCGATCGCGGGCACGGCCGTCAACTGCGCGGGGGGACCCACCCCGTGGCACACCTGGCTGACCTGCGAGGAGACCGAGGACAAAGCCGACACAAACGGTTACACCAAGGATCACGGCTTCATCTTCGAGGTCCACCCGTCCGACCCGCGCCGCACCGGAGCCGTGCCGCTGACCGCGATGGGCCGTTTCCAGCACGAGGCGATCGCCGTCGACCCGCAGCGCGGAATCGTTTACGAGACGGAGGACGCGTTTCTTCACCCGTTCGGCCTTTTCTACCGTTTCCTGCCGGAGAAGCCGTTGGGCGGCGTGGGCTCGCTGCGCGCGGGCGGCCGGCTGCAGGCGATGCGGGTGCCCGGCGTGCCGGACCTGTCCTCCATCCAGGAGACGGGCCGTGTCTTCGAGGGCATCGAATGGGTCGACGTGCCGGATCCCCTCGCCGTGGAAACCCCGGTCCGGCTGCAGGACTTCGGCCCGAAGGGCATCACCCACGCCCAGAAGCTGGAGGGTTGTTACTGGGGCGGGCGGTGCGTGTACTTCGTGTCGTCCTTCGCGCGCGGGGCGGACGGCTCGGCGGCCGACCACTTCGGCCAGATCTGGCGCTACGACCCGCAGCGCCGCCGTCTCACCCTCGTCGTCGTCTTCGGCCCGGACACGGACGTGCAGCTGCCGGGTGAGTCCCCGGACAACATCTGCCTCGCGCCCAGCGGCGGCCTGATGGTCTGCGAGGACGGCAACGGCGCGCAGCACGTCTTCGGCGTGACCAGGGGCGGCGAGGTCTACGCCATGGCGCGCGGGCGCCAGAACATCGGCACGCCCGAGGAGCCCGAGTGGGGCGAGTTCGCCGGAGTCACCTTCTCCCCCGACGGCGGCACGATGTACGTCAACTGCTACACGCCGGGGACGACGTTCGCCGTGACGGGCCCGTGGCGGCGCTGA
- a CDS encoding polysaccharide deacetylase family protein, with protein sequence MILPARRRQAAALCVLTAALTALAGCGTPERQGAARPAAPASAAASTPATAPGSPQASASAANPPSTPVAPVAPSRPPTLAPGPAGLTPVFRSAPRTAGKTVALTFDADMTADQGARAAAGEHFDNPGLIAALRELKVPSTVFMTGRWAEEYPDQARSLGRDPRFEIANHSYSHYAFTGDCYGLPTVPEDRMRADVERAYTAFRKAGVPNAMPYFRFPGGCYDRRALRAVSGTGVTAVQWDVVSGDAFATDADAVARQVLDGVRPGSVVVMHCTRSAAPTTEQAVRTIVPELRRRGYRFVKVSELIAAASGRP encoded by the coding sequence ATGATCCTTCCCGCGCGCCGTCGTCAGGCCGCCGCTCTCTGCGTCCTCACCGCCGCTCTCACCGCCCTCGCCGGCTGCGGCACGCCCGAGCGTCAGGGGGCCGCCCGTCCGGCCGCCCCTGCCTCCGCCGCGGCCTCCACACCCGCCACGGCCCCCGGCTCACCCCAGGCCTCCGCCTCCGCCGCGAACCCGCCTTCCACACCCGTCGCCCCCGTCGCCCCCTCGCGGCCCCCGACGCTGGCCCCCGGCCCGGCCGGGCTGACCCCCGTCTTCCGCAGTGCGCCCCGCACCGCCGGCAAGACGGTCGCCCTCACCTTCGACGCCGACATGACCGCCGACCAGGGGGCCCGGGCGGCGGCCGGCGAGCACTTCGACAACCCGGGGCTGATTGCGGCGCTGCGCGAGCTGAAGGTGCCGTCCACTGTGTTCATGACCGGCCGCTGGGCCGAGGAGTACCCCGACCAGGCCCGCTCGCTCGGCCGTGACCCCCGTTTCGAGATCGCCAACCACTCCTACAGCCACTACGCCTTCACCGGCGACTGCTACGGGCTGCCGACCGTCCCCGAGGACCGGATGAGAGCGGACGTCGAACGCGCTTACACGGCGTTCCGCAAGGCCGGCGTGCCCAACGCGATGCCGTACTTCCGTTTCCCGGGCGGTTGCTACGACCGTCGGGCGCTGCGGGCGGTGAGCGGCACCGGCGTGACCGCCGTGCAGTGGGACGTGGTGAGCGGGGACGCGTTCGCCACCGACGCGGACGCCGTCGCCCGGCAGGTGCTGGACGGCGTACGGCCCGGCTCGGTGGTCGTCATGCACTGCACCCGCAGCGCGGCCCCGACGACCGAGCAGGCGGTGCGGACGATCGTCCCGGAACTGCGCAGGCGCGGATACCGGTTCGTGAAGGTTTCCGAGCTGATCGCGGCGGCGAGCGGGCGACCGTGA
- a CDS encoding ATP-binding cassette domain-containing protein, which produces MDSDLRLEDVGRRYGLHGPWVLRHVALRPAPGTLTRVAGANGTGKSTLLRLLARVDAPTEGRVTGRPRTAYVPERFPAALPFTAAGYLAHLGAVHGLSRPAAERAADHWLDRFGAAAHAGTPMNRLSKGTSQKVAVAQALLAEPELLILDEAWTGLDADARAELERAVAERTAAGAAVVFVDHDPRRLADATDVVLTVRDGGLHARVDADAGPDPAPTGPHTTVEVHGPAAALPPEALRLAASAEQTAERRHRLTVPASHSDVLLRALLTADPPWHVVSVRQEESRP; this is translated from the coding sequence ATGGATTCCGATCTACGCCTCGAGGATGTGGGCCGCCGCTACGGCTTGCACGGTCCCTGGGTGCTGCGTCACGTGGCCCTGCGCCCGGCGCCCGGCACGCTCACCCGCGTCGCGGGCGCCAACGGGACCGGAAAATCCACCCTGCTGCGCCTGCTGGCCCGCGTCGACGCCCCCACCGAGGGCAGGGTCACCGGCCGCCCCCGCACCGCCTACGTCCCCGAACGCTTCCCCGCCGCCCTCCCGTTCACCGCCGCCGGCTACCTCGCCCACCTCGGCGCCGTGCACGGTCTGTCCCGGCCGGCCGCCGAGCGCGCCGCGGACCACTGGCTGGACCGCTTCGGCGCCGCCGCGCACGCCGGCACCCCCATGAACCGTCTGTCGAAGGGCACCAGCCAGAAGGTCGCCGTGGCGCAGGCGCTCCTCGCCGAGCCCGAACTGCTGATCCTGGACGAGGCGTGGACCGGCCTGGACGCGGACGCCCGGGCCGAACTCGAGCGGGCCGTCGCCGAGCGGACGGCGGCCGGCGCGGCCGTCGTCTTCGTCGACCACGACCCCCGCCGACTCGCCGACGCCACCGACGTCGTACTCACCGTCCGGGACGGCGGTCTGCACGCGCGCGTGGACGCCGACGCCGGCCCGGACCCCGCGCCCACCGGCCCGCACACGACGGTCGAGGTGCACGGTCCGGCCGCGGCCCTGCCGCCGGAAGCGCTCCGGCTGGCCGCCTCGGCCGAGCAGACGGCCGAGCGCCGCCACCGGCTCACCGTCCCCGCCTCGCACTCCGACGTCCTGCTCCGCGCCCTGCTGACCGCCGACCCGCCGTGGCACGTGGTGAGCGTCCGTCAAGAAGAGAGCCGCCCATGA
- a CDS encoding peptidyl-tRNA hydrolase, protein MSESPFQTEPNPRDQAPQFVLPLVVRVEKSAPPARVDALETAARAVLVMLGDERSDGDGEWAQVMRDWQDARIRKVVRRARGSEWRRAAELPGITVTGKSAEVRVFPPVPLDGWPKELAKLQVSGTDLDDPEPPGAVEPGTVVLWMSPEVEMSAGKAMAQAGHGAQLAWWELSDAERAAWREAGFPLAVRTAPPQRWRELTVSGLPLVRDAGFTEIAPGSCTVVADHPALRAH, encoded by the coding sequence GTGAGTGAGAGTCCGTTCCAGACCGAGCCGAACCCCCGCGACCAGGCCCCGCAGTTCGTGCTGCCCCTCGTCGTGCGGGTGGAGAAGTCCGCTCCCCCCGCGCGCGTGGACGCCCTGGAGACCGCCGCCCGCGCCGTGCTCGTGATGCTCGGCGACGAGCGCTCCGACGGGGACGGCGAGTGGGCGCAGGTCATGCGGGACTGGCAGGACGCCCGGATCCGCAAGGTGGTGCGGCGGGCCCGGGGCTCGGAGTGGCGGCGCGCGGCGGAGCTGCCGGGCATCACCGTCACCGGGAAGTCGGCGGAGGTGCGGGTGTTCCCGCCCGTGCCGCTGGACGGCTGGCCGAAGGAGCTGGCGAAGCTCCAGGTCTCCGGAACCGATCTCGACGACCCCGAGCCGCCCGGCGCCGTGGAGCCGGGGACGGTCGTGCTGTGGATGAGCCCCGAGGTGGAAATGTCGGCGGGCAAGGCGATGGCGCAGGCCGGGCACGGCGCGCAGCTCGCCTGGTGGGAGCTGTCGGACGCGGAGCGGGCCGCGTGGCGCGAGGCGGGCTTTCCGCTCGCCGTGCGGACCGCACCGCCGCAGCGCTGGCGAGAGCTGACGGTCAGCGGACTGCCGCTGGTGCGGGACGCGGGGTTCACCGAGATCGCGCCGGGCAGCTGCACGGTCGTCGCGGATCATCCGGCCCTGCGCGCCCACTGA
- a CDS encoding DUF692 domain-containing protein: MVRLGTGIGWRPEIADAVERMQGIDWVEAVAENVCPGHLPDSLLRLRERGVTVIPHGVSLGLGDAERPDAGRLTALAERAVALGSPLVTEHIAFVRAGGPLTASVRLEAGHLLPVPRTRDALDVLCENVRIAQAALPVPLAVENIAALVAWPGEEMTEGQFLYELADRTGVRLLIDVANLHTNHVNRGEDPAKALAELPLEALAYVHVAGGFERDGVWHDSHAHPVPRPVLDVLTDLASRVSPPGVLLERDDNFPEPAELERELGVIRAALELGAAIRGATVPADADLLPTAPRIAVPARIGAAEPSIPAGAATDAGAETATATATATATATGYAEVAGTARPATAFAEVAVPTKPATALAGVAVAVAAAAGPAAGAVARTPDRAASGEATRQRLALAQSALLSAMVAGTPVPEGFDRVRLGVQARALAAKRADVVAKVAPELPLILGNGYRAAFVTYAQGHPMHAGYRQDALDFAAQLLREGRPAEGRARRELRRWWLDRSGPAPRRWPRLGLGRGLGRGRGHGLGLRLGLTHTGRSLIRR, from the coding sequence ATGGTGCGACTGGGAACGGGGATCGGCTGGCGGCCGGAGATCGCGGACGCCGTGGAGCGCATGCAGGGCATCGACTGGGTCGAGGCCGTCGCCGAGAACGTGTGCCCCGGCCACCTGCCCGACTCGCTGCTGCGGCTGCGTGAGCGCGGGGTCACCGTGATCCCGCACGGCGTGTCGCTCGGGCTCGGCGACGCGGAGCGCCCCGACGCCGGACGGCTGACCGCGCTCGCCGAACGAGCCGTGGCCCTCGGCTCGCCGCTGGTCACCGAGCACATCGCGTTCGTCCGCGCGGGCGGGCCGCTGACGGCGTCCGTGCGGTTGGAGGCCGGGCATCTGCTGCCCGTGCCGCGCACCCGGGACGCGCTCGACGTGCTGTGCGAGAACGTGCGCATCGCACAGGCGGCGCTGCCCGTCCCGCTGGCCGTCGAGAACATCGCCGCGCTCGTGGCGTGGCCCGGCGAGGAGATGACCGAGGGGCAGTTCCTGTACGAGCTGGCCGACCGCACCGGCGTGCGCCTGCTCATCGATGTCGCCAACCTGCACACCAACCACGTCAACCGGGGTGAGGACCCCGCCAAGGCGCTCGCCGAGCTGCCGTTGGAGGCCCTCGCCTACGTCCATGTCGCGGGCGGCTTCGAGCGGGACGGCGTCTGGCACGACAGCCACGCCCATCCGGTGCCCCGCCCGGTCCTCGACGTCCTGACCGACCTCGCGTCCCGGGTGTCGCCGCCGGGAGTGCTGTTGGAGCGGGACGACAACTTTCCGGAACCGGCCGAACTGGAGCGGGAGTTGGGCGTGATCCGGGCAGCTTTGGAGCTCGGGGCGGCCATCCGTGGCGCGACCGTGCCCGCCGACGCGGACCTCCTGCCCACGGCGCCGCGGATCGCCGTCCCGGCTCGGATCGGGGCTGCCGAGCCGTCAATCCCGGCCGGTGCCGCAACGGACGCCGGCGCCGAAACCGCGACCGCGACAGCAACAGCAACAGCAACAGCAACCGGTTACGCAGAAGTTGCGGGTACAGCCAGGCCTGCGACCGCTTTCGCAGAAGTTGCGGTGCCGACCAAGCCTGCGACTGCTCTCGCAGGAGTTGCGGTTGCGGTTGCCGCCGCGGCCGGGCCTGCCGCAGGCGCCGTCGCCCGGACGCCGGACCGAGCCGCTTCCGGCGAGGCGACCCGTCAGCGTCTAGCCCTCGCCCAGTCGGCGCTGCTGTCCGCGATGGTCGCCGGGACACCGGTTCCGGAGGGTTTCGACCGGGTGCGACTCGGGGTCCAGGCGCGGGCGTTGGCGGCGAAGCGGGCGGACGTGGTGGCGAAGGTGGCGCCGGAGCTGCCGCTGATCTTGGGAAACGGTTACCGAGCCGCTTTCGTCACCTACGCCCAGGGTCACCCGATGCACGCCGGTTACCGACAGGACGCCCTCGACTTCGCCGCACAGCTCCTGCGGGAGGGTCGCCCTGCGGAGGGGCGGGCCCGCCGTGAGCTGCGCCGCTGGTGGCTGGACCGTTCGGGTCCGGCCCCGCGCCGGTGGCCGCGACTCGGGCTCGGGCGCGGGCTCGGGCGCGGGCGCGGGCACGGGCTCGGGCTCAGGCTCGGGCTCACGCATACGGGCCGGTCGCTGATCCGCCGATGA
- a CDS encoding DUF4142 domain-containing protein — MRPRPPVQGRGIFSGTGLIITCLAATLAALVFPIWSYADRVDTGVNVLNAETVSTQYGPLSALDREFVTKVRLAGLWELPAGRQAETKGTTEAVRTAGRHLVEGHAFLDERVRAVASQLGLPLPNEPNDQQQGWLSELTAAQGRQYDWKFANILRLAHGRVFSVVAQVRASTRNSLVRALADDANTTVLDHIKVLEATGYVDFDALARDMAADFTPPLNRSPAPPGPMADPGPVVPLTAPDPTYPLPPAAASPPPAA, encoded by the coding sequence ATGCGACCGCGACCCCCGGTCCAGGGCAGAGGCATCTTCAGCGGTACCGGGCTCATCATCACGTGCCTGGCCGCCACCCTCGCAGCGCTGGTCTTCCCTATCTGGTCGTACGCCGACCGGGTGGACACGGGCGTGAACGTGCTCAACGCGGAGACGGTGTCGACGCAGTACGGGCCGCTGTCCGCGCTGGACCGGGAGTTCGTCACCAAGGTCCGCCTGGCGGGGCTGTGGGAGCTGCCCGCCGGTCGGCAGGCGGAGACGAAGGGCACCACCGAGGCGGTGCGCACGGCGGGCCGGCACCTCGTCGAGGGACACGCCTTCCTTGACGAGCGGGTCCGCGCCGTCGCCTCCCAGCTGGGCCTCCCCCTGCCGAACGAACCCAACGACCAGCAGCAGGGCTGGCTGAGCGAGCTGACCGCGGCCCAGGGCCGCCAGTACGACTGGAAGTTCGCCAACATCCTGCGCCTCGCGCACGGCCGGGTGTTCTCCGTCGTCGCCCAGGTACGGGCGAGCACCCGCAACTCCCTGGTCCGGGCACTCGCCGACGACGCCAACACCACCGTGCTGGACCACATCAAGGTGCTGGAGGCCACCGGGTACGTCGATTTCGACGCCCTCGCCCGGGACATGGCCGCCGACTTCACGCCGCCCCTCAACCGCTCGCCCGCACCGCCGGGCCCGATGGCCGACCCCGGACCGGTCGTGCCGCTCACCGCGCCGGACCCCACCTATCCGCTCCCGCCGGCCGCGGCCAGTCCACCGCCCGCCGCCTGA
- a CDS encoding alpha/beta hydrolase: MRAAALHSAAGALLLTALSAVPAGGVPGPAAQRSPASGVALAAARAAAKGVAFGACAEAEELPAAMQCGTVAVPLDYARPDGKQLKLTVSRVQATHRDPHNSKHRVPRQGALVFNPGGPGGSGLYFPLIGLLPEWKRIGAAYDLVGYDPRGVGRSAPLSCQDPKRFFKGPSPAPTHPSESYKRERIAQAKAYAQGCAKRAGGALRHYNSLNNARDLDVLRAALGEERLTFMGASYGTYFGALYATLFPSHVRRMVFDAAVNPDPAQIWYRNNLDQSMAFESRWTDFREWIAAHDDVYGLGDTAEEVLFSYERARARLAAEPAGGKVGPGQLQGAFLQAGYYDDYWPARAQALSEYLKGDPKQLIAQAGPVQGAAVEAENANAVYTAVECNDASWPTDWKVWDRDNTRLARVAPFETWDNVWANLPCAYWPAPRQRPLDVRTGPGELPPTLILAAERDAAAPYDGALEMHRRLSGSVLVTERDAGTHGIAGGPNRCVNGHLEAYLLEGRLPARRSACAAHPEPKPLASR; this comes from the coding sequence ATGAGAGCCGCCGCCCTCCACTCGGCCGCAGGAGCCCTGCTGCTGACCGCCCTCTCCGCCGTCCCGGCGGGCGGGGTCCCGGGCCCGGCCGCCCAGCGGTCCCCGGCGTCCGGGGTGGCGCTCGCCGCCGCACGGGCCGCGGCGAAGGGCGTCGCCTTCGGGGCCTGTGCCGAGGCGGAGGAGCTGCCCGCCGCCATGCAGTGCGGCACGGTAGCCGTACCGCTGGACTACGCCCGTCCGGACGGCAAGCAGCTCAAGCTGACCGTCAGCCGGGTGCAGGCCACCCACCGGGACCCGCACAACAGCAAGCACCGGGTGCCCCGGCAGGGCGCCCTGGTCTTCAACCCTGGCGGTCCCGGCGGCTCGGGGCTGTACTTCCCGCTGATCGGGCTCCTGCCGGAGTGGAAGCGCATCGGGGCGGCCTACGACCTCGTCGGCTACGACCCGCGCGGGGTGGGCCGCTCGGCGCCCCTCTCCTGCCAGGACCCCAAGCGCTTCTTCAAGGGCCCCTCGCCCGCGCCGACGCATCCCTCGGAGTCGTACAAGCGGGAGCGCATCGCGCAGGCCAAGGCGTACGCGCAGGGCTGCGCGAAGCGGGCGGGCGGAGCCCTGCGGCACTACAACTCGCTCAACAACGCCCGCGACCTGGACGTGCTGCGGGCCGCGCTGGGCGAGGAACGGCTGACGTTCATGGGCGCGTCGTACGGCACCTACTTCGGGGCCCTCTACGCGACGCTGTTCCCGTCCCACGTGCGGCGCATGGTGTTCGACGCGGCCGTGAATCCGGACCCGGCGCAGATCTGGTACCGCAACAACCTCGACCAGTCGATGGCGTTCGAGAGCCGCTGGACGGACTTCCGCGAGTGGATCGCCGCCCACGACGACGTGTACGGCCTCGGCGACACCGCCGAGGAGGTGCTGTTCAGCTACGAACGGGCGCGGGCGCGGCTGGCCGCGGAGCCGGCCGGCGGGAAGGTCGGGCCGGGTCAGCTCCAGGGCGCGTTCCTGCAGGCCGGGTACTACGACGACTACTGGCCCGCCCGCGCGCAGGCGCTGTCGGAGTACCTGAAGGGCGATCCGAAGCAGCTGATCGCGCAGGCCGGTCCGGTGCAGGGGGCGGCGGTCGAGGCGGAGAACGCGAACGCCGTGTACACGGCCGTGGAGTGCAACGACGCGTCGTGGCCGACGGACTGGAAGGTGTGGGACCGCGACAACACGCGCCTCGCGCGCGTGGCGCCGTTCGAGACCTGGGACAACGTGTGGGCGAATCTGCCGTGCGCGTACTGGCCGGCGCCCCGGCAGCGGCCGCTCGACGTGCGGACGGGGCCGGGCGAGCTCCCGCCGACGCTGATCCTGGCCGCCGAGCGCGACGCCGCCGCGCCCTATGACGGGGCGCTGGAGATGCACCGCCGTCTGTCGGGGTCGGTGCTGGTGACGGAGCGCGACGCCGGCACCCACGGCATCGCGGGCGGCCCCAACCGCTGCGTCAACGGGCACCTCGAGGCGTATCTGCTGGAGGGGCGGCTCCCGGCCCGGCGCTCCGCCTGTGCGGCGCACCCGGAGCCGAAACCGCTCGCGTCGCGCTGA
- the hemQ gene encoding hydrogen peroxide-dependent heme synthase, which translates to MSDDASTTEPGRIPNKGKLAKDLNEVIRYTLWSVFRLKDALPEDRAGLADEVQELFDQLDAKDVTIRGTYDLSGLRADADLMIWWHAETADQLQEAYNLFRRTKLGRALEPVWSNMALHRPAEFNRSHIPAFLADETARDYVSVYPFVRSYDWYLLPDEDRRRMLADHGKMARGYPDVRANTVASFSLGDYEWILAFEADELHRIVDLMRHLRASEARMHVREEVPFYTGRRKSVADLVAGLA; encoded by the coding sequence ATGAGTGACGACGCCTCCACCACCGAGCCCGGCAGGATCCCGAACAAGGGCAAGCTGGCCAAGGACCTCAACGAGGTCATCCGTTACACCCTGTGGTCCGTCTTCAGGCTGAAGGACGCGCTGCCCGAGGACCGCGCGGGCCTCGCCGACGAGGTGCAGGAGCTGTTCGACCAGCTCGACGCCAAGGACGTGACGATCCGCGGCACGTACGACCTGTCCGGTCTGCGCGCCGACGCCGACCTCATGATCTGGTGGCACGCCGAGACCGCCGACCAGCTGCAGGAGGCGTACAACCTCTTCCGCCGCACGAAGCTGGGCCGCGCGCTCGAGCCGGTCTGGTCGAACATGGCGCTGCACCGCCCCGCCGAGTTCAACCGCTCGCACATCCCGGCGTTCCTCGCCGACGAGACGGCCCGCGACTACGTGAGCGTCTACCCCTTCGTCCGCTCCTACGACTGGTACCTGCTGCCCGACGAGGACCGCCGCCGCATGCTCGCCGACCACGGCAAGATGGCCCGCGGCTACCCGGACGTCCGCGCCAACACGGTCGCCTCGTTCTCGCTCGGCGACTACGAGTGGATCCTGGCCTTCGAGGCCGACGAGCTGCACCGCATCGTCGACCTCATGCGTCACCTGCGTGCCTCGGAGGCCCGTATGCACGTCCGCGAGGAGGTCCCGTTCTACACGGGCCGCCGCAAGTCCGTGGCTGACCTGGTCGCCGGGCTGGCCTGA
- the hemG gene encoding protoporphyrinogen oxidase — MSATGTGTGQHVVVVGAGIAGLAAAHRLLGRGARVTVLEASDRVGGKLLPGEIAGVRVDFGAESMLARRPEAIALAREAGLADRLQPPATATASIWTRGALRPMPKGHVMGVPGTGGALAGVLSEEGVARIERDADLPRTPLGDDVAVGEYVAARLGREVVDRLVEPLLGGVYAGDAYRISMRSAVPQLFQAARTHTSLTEAVRGIQAKAAAHQQTGPVFMGIEGGVGSLPLAVAASVEARGAEIHTRVPVSGLHRDAAGGWRVTAGERVLHADAVIVAVPAPAAARLLAAEAPGAAAELRTVEYASMALVTLAYRRAGTTLPEGSGFLVPPVDGHTIKASTFASQKWGWIADEDPGTLVLRTSVGRHGETEILDRDDADLVAVSRHDLREATGLAAAPVETRVTRWTDGLPQYPVGHHARVARIREHVAKLPGLAVCGAQYDGVGIPACIASAYAAADQLGGDLSTVRALAADPVQSLHGGAGE, encoded by the coding sequence ATGAGCGCAACGGGTACGGGCACCGGGCAGCACGTCGTCGTCGTGGGAGCCGGAATCGCCGGACTGGCCGCGGCCCACCGGCTGCTCGGGCGCGGGGCCAGGGTCACCGTGCTGGAGGCGTCCGACCGGGTCGGCGGCAAGCTGCTGCCCGGCGAGATCGCGGGCGTGCGGGTGGACTTCGGCGCCGAGTCGATGCTGGCGCGCCGGCCCGAGGCGATCGCCCTCGCGCGCGAGGCGGGCCTCGCCGACCGTCTGCAGCCCCCGGCCACCGCCACCGCCTCGATCTGGACCCGCGGCGCCCTGCGCCCCATGCCCAAGGGCCACGTCATGGGCGTCCCCGGCACGGGCGGCGCCCTGGCCGGCGTCCTGTCCGAGGAGGGCGTCGCCCGGATCGAGCGCGACGCCGACCTCCCCCGCACACCCCTCGGGGACGACGTGGCGGTCGGCGAGTACGTGGCCGCCCGTCTGGGCCGCGAGGTGGTCGACCGACTCGTCGAACCACTGCTGGGCGGGGTGTACGCCGGGGACGCCTACCGGATCTCGATGCGCTCGGCCGTCCCCCAGCTTTTCCAGGCGGCGCGCACGCACACCTCCCTGACAGAAGCCGTCCGCGGGATCCAGGCCAAGGCCGCCGCGCACCAGCAGACCGGTCCGGTCTTCATGGGGATCGAGGGCGGCGTGGGTTCCCTGCCGCTCGCGGTCGCCGCGTCCGTCGAGGCGCGCGGCGCGGAGATCCACACGCGCGTACCGGTGAGCGGGCTGCACCGCGACGCCGCGGGCGGCTGGCGCGTCACCGCCGGGGAGCGGGTGCTGCACGCCGACGCCGTGATCGTCGCCGTCCCCGCACCGGCCGCCGCCCGACTGCTGGCCGCGGAGGCCCCCGGGGCAGCGGCCGAGCTGCGCACCGTGGAGTACGCCTCCATGGCGCTCGTCACCCTGGCCTACCGGCGCGCCGGGACCACCCTGCCCGAGGGCAGCGGCTTCCTCGTCCCACCGGTCGACGGACACACCATCAAGGCGTCCACGTTCGCCTCCCAGAAGTGGGGCTGGATCGCCGACGAGGACCCGGGCACGCTCGTGCTGCGCACCTCGGTCGGGCGCCATGGCGAGACGGAGATCCTCGACCGCGACGACGCCGACCTGGTCGCCGTGTCCCGCCACGACCTGCGCGAGGCCACCGGCCTGGCCGCCGCACCCGTCGAGACCCGGGTCACCCGCTGGACGGACGGCCTGCCCCAGTACCCGGTCGGCCACCACGCGCGCGTGGCCCGCATCCGCGAGCACGTCGCGAAACTCCCCGGCCTCGCCGTGTGCGGCGCGCAGTACGACGGCGTGGGCATCCCGGCCTGCATCGCGAGCGCGTACGCCGCGGCCGACCAGCTCGGCGGCGACCTGAGCACGGTACGGGCCCTCGCGGCCGACCCGGTGCAGAGTCTGCACGGCGGAGCGGGAGAATGA